From Phycodurus eques isolate BA_2022a chromosome 1, UOR_Pequ_1.1, whole genome shotgun sequence, one genomic window encodes:
- the acadl gene encoding LOW QUALITY PROTEIN: long-chain specific acyl-CoA dehydrogenase, mitochondrial (The sequence of the model RefSeq protein was modified relative to this genomic sequence to represent the inferred CDS: deleted 1 base in 1 codon), whose translation MFVRNVVKLCRCDFKKISRSGQILPSAAARLQHNDTQELSHPAPSSRPETSKAKTLMDIGTRRIFNEGHDLFRQSVRRFFQEEVVPHHKEWEKAGQVSREVWEKAGEQGLLGVMTPEECGSIGGDLFSAAVTWEEQMYSNCSGPGFTLHSDIVMPYVFNYGTKEQIEHLIPKMTAGKCLCAIAMTEPGAGSDLQGVRTYAKRDGSDWILNGNKGVC comes from the exons ATGTTTGTCAGAAATGTTGTCAAACTATGTCGTTGTGACTTCAAAAAAATCTCCCGTTCAGGACAGATCCTGCCGTCAGCTGCAGCAAG ATTGCAGCACAATGATACCCAGGAACTCAGTCATCCCGCCCCCTCCTCTCGTCCAGAGACGTCCAAAGCAAAGACCCTGATGGACATTGGGACTCGCCGGATTTTCAATGAGGGCCATGACCTCTTCAGGCAGAGTGTGCGGCGCTTCTTCCAAGAGGAGGTAGTGCCACATCACAAGGAATGGGAGAAGGCAGGTCAGGTGAGCCGGGAGGTGTGGGAAAAGGCTGGCGAGCAAGGCCTGCTGGGAGTTATGACACCAGAGGAGTGCGGCAGCATTGGCGGGGATCTGTTCTCAGCAGCTGTCACATGGGAGGAACA AATGTACTCAAACTGTTCAGGACCAGGTTTTACGCTTCACTCTGACATTGTCATGCCCTACGTA TTCAACTACGGCACCAAGGAGCAGATTGAACACTTAATTCCTAAAATGACTGCTGGAAAATGCCTCTGTGCCATTGCCATGACTGAGCCAGGAGCGGGCAG TGACCTTCAAGGTGTGCGGACATACGCCAAGCGTGATGGCAGCGATTGGATCCTGAATGGCAACAAG GGCGTTTGTTGA